The segment TTTGTCAAGCAAGGAGCAAAGAAAACAGCAAATGGATAAGGCTCTGAAGAATGTTGGCAATAGCTTTCTAATGAAACATCAATTAGCAAATAAAGAATTGAAAGATGTTAAAGTTTCTGCTTCACCAATAATTTTAAATGGTAAAAAAAGAATGTTTGTTATTGTTCAAGATATAAGTGAACAAACAAAAGCCATTCAAGAAAGCAAAGACCAGCAAGAATACGCACAGACTTTATTCAATCTTTCTCCAGATGGTATGTTTTTACTCAGTTTAGAGGGTAAGATAACGGAAGGGAATAATGCCTCATTTAAATTATTAGGAACAACAAAAGAAAAAATTATTGGAAAAAACTTATTCAGAACCAATTATTTAAACGATAAAGACAAGGCACGATTTATAAATAGAATTAAACAAATAAAATCCGGCTCTCATACAGAGTCTTTGACTTATCAAATTCAACGTAGCGATGGTAGAAATATTTTTGTAGAAGGAAAAGCAGAGCTTATCAAATTTAAAGGTGACAAATACCTTTTAGGGACAATTCGTAATATTACCGAACGCAAACTACAAGAGCAAAAGCTTAAAGAGAGCGAAGCTAAATTTAAATATTTAGCCGACTATACTTTTGAGTGGGAATATTGGATGAATCCAGATGGTGAATATATTTATAGTTCTCCTTCTTGCGAAAAAACAACGGGTTATTCAACTTCAGCTTTTGAAGAAAATCCCAATCTATTAGTAGAAATAACGGTTCCGGAATATAGAGATGCTGTTCAAAAACATTTTTCAGAAGAAATTGAACTTGAGGAAATACATAAAATGGAATTTCAAATTGCTAAACAAAATGGTGAAAGAGTTTGGATTGAACATTCCTGTAAACCCATTTATGATAACCAAGGAAAATATTTAGGCAAAAGAGGAATTAACCGAAATATTACAAAAGAAAGAAAAGCAAAAGATGAACTGGAAGAAAGTCGTGACAGATATCAAAAGCTATCACAACTTACTTTTGAAGGTATTCTAATCCATAAAGATGGGATTATTCAAGATACAAATCTTGCTCTGGAAAAATTGCTTGGCTACTCACGCGATGAGCTCATTGGGAATAAAATAGTAGATATATTTACAATAGAGGGATCTCAAGAGAAGGTAGCTAAAAATATTGCATTAGCCTATTCAAAACCTTACGAAATACTCATTCAACATAAAAATGGTTCTTTTATCGATTTAGAAATTGAAGCTAAAGATATTACTTTTAATGGGGAATTGATGCGCGTTACTGCCTTACGCGATATAACCGAAAAGAAAAAGGCTCGAAAAAGACTAAGCTTTCTTAATACTGCTCTACATCATTCGCAAGAAGTTGTCTTTACTACAGATAAAGAGGGCGTTTTTAATTATATCAACCCGGAATTTACAAGACTTTATGGTTACTCAATTGAAGACGTAATTAGAAAAGAAACTCCAAGAATATTAAAAAGCGGAAATACTTCTGATAAAGAATACTCCGATTTTTGGAATAAACTACTTCTAAAAAAAAGCTTTACCTCAACCTATATAAACAAAAGCAAAAATGGAAGTCTTATTGATATTGAAGCAAGCTTCAACCCAATTCTCGATGAAAATGGATCCATTATAGGTTTTTTAGCCATACAACACGATATTACTACAAGAAAAAAACATGAACTACAACAAGCTGTTATCGCATCCATTTCGTCCGCAGTACTACAAGATTTTGAATATGAAAAATTATTACAATTTATCCAAGCAGAAATCAATAAATTGATTGATGCGCAGAATTTCTATTTTGCTATGTACGACAAATATTCTGAGACTATAAGCTCACACTATTTTTCTGATGAATATGACTATACTCCTTCTATTCCTTCTAAAGGAAGTCTTACAGGTTATCTTATCAAACAAAAGAAACCTATACTAGTCAATAAAAAGGAGATTAGGCAGCTGATTGAATCGAGGAAAATAACAAAAATAGGAGAGCTCGCAGCTCAATGGTTAGGCGTTCCTTTAATAAAAAACAAAGAGGTGATTGGGGCATTTGTGATCCAAAGCTATACGAACGAAAATGCTTATACTATAGAAGATCTAAAAGTTTTAGAAATTATTGCATCCCAAATTAGCCTAGCTCTAGAAAGAAAAAAGAATGAGGAAGAATTAAGAATTGCTTTGGTAAAAGCTCAAGAATCAGATCGACTAAAATCTACTTTCTTAGCCACTATGTCTCACGAATTAAGAACTCCTTTAAATGCTATTATTGGCTTTTCTGACCTTGCAGATGAAGAAAAAAGCAAAGAAGAAATTATTAGTTTTTGTAATATAATTAACCGTAGCGGTAATCACCTATTAGGAATTGTAAATGAGGTATTTGATTTCACTCTATTTGACACAGGAGATATAAAACTCTCCTATGGAGAATATCCTATTAAAGATATTCTCGAAGATCTTTTTAAAATCATTCAAAAAGAGCAAATTACTCAAAACAAAGAAAATATAAAGTTATCCTATTACATACCAA is part of the Bacteroidales bacterium genome and harbors:
- a CDS encoding PAS domain S-box protein, with translation MNNQDPMNLFYNSKAIMLLIKPNKEGNHLIVDANQAALDFYGYPYETLVKMHIGEIYLSSKEQRKQQMDKALKNVGNSFLMKHQLANKELKDVKVSASPIILNGKKRMFVIVQDISEQTKAIQESKDQQEYAQTLFNLSPDGMFLLSLEGKITEGNNASFKLLGTTKEKIIGKNLFRTNYLNDKDKARFINRIKQIKSGSHTESLTYQIQRSDGRNIFVEGKAELIKFKGDKYLLGTIRNITERKLQEQKLKESEAKFKYLADYTFEWEYWMNPDGEYIYSSPSCEKTTGYSTSAFEENPNLLVEITVPEYRDAVQKHFSEEIELEEIHKMEFQIAKQNGERVWIEHSCKPIYDNQGKYLGKRGINRNITKERKAKDELEESRDRYQKLSQLTFEGILIHKDGIIQDTNLALEKLLGYSRDELIGNKIVDIFTIEGSQEKVAKNIALAYSKPYEILIQHKNGSFIDLEIEAKDITFNGELMRVTALRDITEKKKARKRLSFLNTALHHSQEVVFTTDKEGVFNYINPEFTRLYGYSIEDVIRKETPRILKSGNTSDKEYSDFWNKLLLKKSFTSTYINKSKNGSLIDIEASFNPILDENGSIIGFLAIQHDITTRKKHELQQAVIASISSAVLQDFEYEKLLQFIQAEINKLIDAQNFYFAMYDKYSETISSHYFSDEYDYTPSIPSKGSLTGYLIKQKKPILVNKKEIRQLIESRKITKIGELAAQWLGVPLIKNKEVIGAFVIQSYTNENAYTIEDLKVLEIIASQISLALERKKNEEELRIALVKAQESDRLKSTFLATMSHELRTPLNAIIGFSDLADEEKSKEEIISFCNIINRSGNHLLGIVNEVFDFTLFDTGDIKLSYGEYPIKDILEDLFKIIQKEQITQNKENIKLSYYIPKEHKNLLIKTDNQRINQVLLNILKNAVKFTDSGSIKYGFNVLKENKAPILQFFIEDTGIGIEKGKQEIIFDVFRQANDSHTRKHDGVGLGLAISKKIISLMQGEIWLESETGKGSKFTINLPCHLSTAKSEPDNKHQQKAKPKKHIKKNILIAEDESLNYELLEFILKPLEANIIWAKNGKEALDITKSNAKIDLILMDIRMPILNGLEATKQIKTLSPNLPIIAQTAYAISGDKELALKAGCDNYISKPINKKELLELISKYLD